A single window of Acanthopagrus latus isolate v.2019 chromosome 1, fAcaLat1.1, whole genome shotgun sequence DNA harbors:
- the znf207b gene encoding BUB3-interacting and GLEBS motif-containing protein ZNF207b isoform X2 — MGRKKKKQMKPWCWYCNRDFDDEKILIQHQKAKHFKCHICHKKLYTGPGLAIHCMQVHKETIDSVPNAIPGRTDIELEIYGMEGIPEKDMQERRRTLEQKSQESQKKKNNQDDSDEDDDDDDEAGPSAQQAAVVQPQAGYAAPMAQLGMPPVTGAPGMHPGGYQGMPPMMPGVPPMMHGMPPAMHGMPPGMMPMGGMMPPMMPGMPGIPPGMPPHMAPRPGMPHMAPASAAGAMQSRPVAPAAQPAITKPLFPSAAQAQQSTSGAAASNSIATSSDPPKPTFPAYTQPSVSSSSSTSSSNPSSSTVAKPPATVTNKPATLTTTSATSKLIHPDEDISLEEMKAQLPRYQRLLPRPGQAHVAAPQVAAVGSIMPPQQGMPPQQPGMRHPMHGQYGAPPQAMPGYMPGGMPPYGQGPPMVPPYQGGPPMGMRPPVMSPAGRY; from the exons ATGGGacgaaaaaagaagaagcagatgaAGCCATGGTGCTG GTACTGTAATCGAGACTTCGATGATGAAAAGATCCTGATTCAGCATCAGAAGgcaaagcattttaaatgtcatatttgcCACAAGAAACTGTACACTGGCCCAGGCTTGGCTATTCATTGCATGCAG GTGCACAAAGAGACGATTGACAGTGTACCAAATGCCATTCCGGGAAGAACAGACATTGAGTTGGAGATCTATGGTATGGAGGGGATTCCAGAGAAAGACATGCAGGAAAGGAGACGAACATTAGAACAGAAATCACAAG AgagtcaaaagaaaaagaacaatcaGGACGATTCtgatgaagacgatgatgacgatgatgaagcAGGACCATCAGCACAGCAGGCTGCTGTTGTCCAGCCCCAGGCAGGCTACGCTGCTCCAATGGCCCAGCTTGGGATGCCTCCTGTGACTGGTGCTCCTGGGATGCACCCTGGAGGATATCAAG GAATGCCTCCTATGATGCCGGGGGTCCCTCCCATGATGCATGGCATGCCTCCTGCCATGCATGGAATGCCACCAGG CATGATGCCAATGGGTGGGATGATGCCTCCCATGATGCCAGGGATGCCTGGTATACCCCCAG GAATGCCACCTCACATGGCTCCAAGGCCAGGGATGCCCCACATGGCCCCAgcctctgcagcaggagcaaTGCAGAGTCGACCGGTCGCACCAGCGGCCCAGCCTGCCATCACTAAACCTCTCTTCCCCAGTGCAGCACAG GCCCAGCAGAGCACTTCAGGAGCTGCCGCTTCAAACAGCATAGCCACCTCCTCTGACCCTCCCAAACCAACATTCCCAGCCTACACCCagccctctgtctcttcttcctcttccacttcttcttctaatCCCTCTAGCAGCACTGTGGCCAAACCCCCAGCCACAGTGACCAATAAGCCTGCCACCCTCACCACCACGAGTGCAACTAGTAAGTTGATCCACCCTGATGAGGATATCTCACTG gaggagatgaaggccCAGTTGCCTCGTTACCAGCGTCTCTTACCCAGGCCGGGTCAGGCCCATGTGGCTGCTCCCCAGGTCGCAGCCGTGGGCAGCATAATGCCCCCACAACAAGGCATGCCACCACAGCAGCCTGGCATGAGGCATCCCATGCATG gtcagtATGGTGCTCCTCCTCAGGCCATGCCCGGCTACATGCCTGGAGGGATGCCTCCATATGGGCAGGGTCCTCCTATGGTGCCCCCTTACCAGGGAGGCCCTCCCATGGGCATGAGACCGCCTGTCATGTCTCCAGCTGGACGCTACTGA
- the znf207b gene encoding BUB3-interacting and GLEBS motif-containing protein ZNF207b isoform X3 has protein sequence MGRKKKKQMKPWCWYCNRDFDDEKILIQHQKAKHFKCHICHKKLYTGPGLAIHCMQVHKETIDSVPNAIPGRTDIELEIYGMEGIPEKDMQERRRTLEQKSQESQKKKNNQDDSDEDDDDDDEAGPSAQQAAVVQPQAGYAAPMAQLGMPPVTGAPGMHPGGYQGMPPMMPGVPPMMHGMPPAMHGMPPGMMPMGGMMPPMMPGMPGIPPGMPPHMAPRPGMPHMAPASAAGAMQSRPVAPAAQPAITKPLFPSAAQMGSGVHSSTTAVSSPPADLQSVSSQPPFPNTPQAQQSTSGAAASNSIATSSDPPKPTFPAYTQPSVSSSSSTSSSNPSSSTVAKPPATVTNKPATLTTTSATSKLIHPDEDISLEEMKAQLPRYQRLLPRPGQAHVAAPQVAAVGSIMPPQQGMPPQQPGMRHPMHGQYGAPPQAMPGYMPGGMPPYGQGPPMVPPYQGGPPMGMRPPVMSPAGRY, from the exons ATGGGacgaaaaaagaagaagcagatgaAGCCATGGTGCTG GTACTGTAATCGAGACTTCGATGATGAAAAGATCCTGATTCAGCATCAGAAGgcaaagcattttaaatgtcatatttgcCACAAGAAACTGTACACTGGCCCAGGCTTGGCTATTCATTGCATGCAG GTGCACAAAGAGACGATTGACAGTGTACCAAATGCCATTCCGGGAAGAACAGACATTGAGTTGGAGATCTATGGTATGGAGGGGATTCCAGAGAAAGACATGCAGGAAAGGAGACGAACATTAGAACAGAAATCACAAG AgagtcaaaagaaaaagaacaatcaGGACGATTCtgatgaagacgatgatgacgatgatgaagcAGGACCATCAGCACAGCAGGCTGCTGTTGTCCAGCCCCAGGCAGGCTACGCTGCTCCAATGGCCCAGCTTGGGATGCCTCCTGTGACTGGTGCTCCTGGGATGCACCCTGGAGGATATCAAG GAATGCCTCCTATGATGCCGGGGGTCCCTCCCATGATGCATGGCATGCCTCCTGCCATGCATGGAATGCCACCAGG CATGATGCCAATGGGTGGGATGATGCCTCCCATGATGCCAGGGATGCCTGGTATACCCCCAG GAATGCCACCTCACATGGCTCCAAGGCCAGGGATGCCCCACATGGCCCCAgcctctgcagcaggagcaaTGCAGAGTCGACCGGTCGCACCAGCGGCCCAGCCTGCCATCACTAAACCTCTCTTCCCCAGTGCAGCACAG ATGGGCTCTGGTGTTCATAGCAGCACAACAGCCGTTTCCTCTCCACCTGCAGACCTTCAGTCTGTCTCCTCCCAGCCTCCCTTTCCTAACACGCCACAA GCCCAGCAGAGCACTTCAGGAGCTGCCGCTTCAAACAGCATAGCCACCTCCTCTGACCCTCCCAAACCAACATTCCCAGCCTACACCCagccctctgtctcttcttcctcttccacttcttcttctaatCCCTCTAGCAGCACTGTGGCCAAACCCCCAGCCACAGTGACCAATAAGCCTGCCACCCTCACCACCACGAGTGCAACTAGTAAGTTGATCCACCCTGATGAGGATATCTCACTG gaggagatgaaggccCAGTTGCCTCGTTACCAGCGTCTCTTACCCAGGCCGGGTCAGGCCCATGTGGCTGCTCCCCAGGTCGCAGCCGTGGGCAGCATAATGCCCCCACAACAAGGCATGCCACCACAGCAGCCTGGCATGAGGCATCCCATGCATG gtcagtATGGTGCTCCTCCTCAGGCCATGCCCGGCTACATGCCTGGAGGGATGCCTCCATATGGGCAGGGTCCTCCTATGGTGCCCCCTTACCAGGGAGGCCCTCCCATGGGCATGAGACCGCCTGTCATGTCTCCAGCTGGACGCTACTGA
- the znf207b gene encoding BUB3-interacting and GLEBS motif-containing protein ZNF207b isoform X1, whose product MGRKKKKQMKPWCWYCNRDFDDEKILIQHQKAKHFKCHICHKKLYTGPGLAIHCMQVHKETIDSVPNAIPGRTDIELEIYGMEGIPEKDMQERRRTLEQKSQESQKKKNNQDDSDEDDDDDDEAGPSAQQAAVVQPQAGYAAPMAQLGMPPVTGAPGMHPGGYQGMPPMMPGVPPMMHGMPPAMHGMPPGMMPMGGMMPPMMPGMPGIPPGMPPHMAPRPGMPHMAPASAAGAMQSRPVAPAAQPAITKPLFPSAAQAQQSTSGAAASNSIATSSDPPKPTFPAYTQPSVSSSSSTSSSNPSSSTVAKPPATVTNKPATLTTTSATRGDEGPVASLPASLTQAGSGPCGCSPGRSRGQHNAPTTRHATTAAWHEASHAWSVWCSSSGHARLHAWRDASIWAGSSYGAPLPGRPSHGHETACHVSSWTLLKQQSSHHIRFGVNTFLSSLCLFKPSCKQRAVRPVVVKTNFIC is encoded by the exons ATGGGacgaaaaaagaagaagcagatgaAGCCATGGTGCTG GTACTGTAATCGAGACTTCGATGATGAAAAGATCCTGATTCAGCATCAGAAGgcaaagcattttaaatgtcatatttgcCACAAGAAACTGTACACTGGCCCAGGCTTGGCTATTCATTGCATGCAG GTGCACAAAGAGACGATTGACAGTGTACCAAATGCCATTCCGGGAAGAACAGACATTGAGTTGGAGATCTATGGTATGGAGGGGATTCCAGAGAAAGACATGCAGGAAAGGAGACGAACATTAGAACAGAAATCACAAG AgagtcaaaagaaaaagaacaatcaGGACGATTCtgatgaagacgatgatgacgatgatgaagcAGGACCATCAGCACAGCAGGCTGCTGTTGTCCAGCCCCAGGCAGGCTACGCTGCTCCAATGGCCCAGCTTGGGATGCCTCCTGTGACTGGTGCTCCTGGGATGCACCCTGGAGGATATCAAG GAATGCCTCCTATGATGCCGGGGGTCCCTCCCATGATGCATGGCATGCCTCCTGCCATGCATGGAATGCCACCAGG CATGATGCCAATGGGTGGGATGATGCCTCCCATGATGCCAGGGATGCCTGGTATACCCCCAG GAATGCCACCTCACATGGCTCCAAGGCCAGGGATGCCCCACATGGCCCCAgcctctgcagcaggagcaaTGCAGAGTCGACCGGTCGCACCAGCGGCCCAGCCTGCCATCACTAAACCTCTCTTCCCCAGTGCAGCACAG GCCCAGCAGAGCACTTCAGGAGCTGCCGCTTCAAACAGCATAGCCACCTCCTCTGACCCTCCCAAACCAACATTCCCAGCCTACACCCagccctctgtctcttcttcctcttccacttcttcttctaatCCCTCTAGCAGCACTGTGGCCAAACCCCCAGCCACAGTGACCAATAAGCCTGCCACCCTCACCACCACGAGTGCAACTA gaggagatgaaggccCAGTTGCCTCGTTACCAGCGTCTCTTACCCAGGCCGGGTCAGGCCCATGTGGCTGCTCCCCAGGTCGCAGCCGTGGGCAGCATAATGCCCCCACAACAAGGCATGCCACCACAGCAGCCTGGCATGAGGCATCCCATGCATG gtcagtATGGTGCTCCTCCTCAGGCCATGCCCGGCTACATGCCTGGAGGGATGCCTCCATATGGGCAGGGTCCTCCTATGGTGCCCCCTTACCAGGGAGGCCCTCCCATGGGCATGAGACCGCCTGTCATGTCTCCAGCTGGACGCTACTGAAGCAGCAAAGCAGCCACCACATTAGGTTTGGGGTTAACACCTTTCTCTCATCCTTGTGCTTATTCAAACCTAGCTGCAAGCAAAGAGCAGTCAGACCAGTGGTGGTGAAGACCAACTTTATTTGTTAG